A segment of the Jatrophihabitans endophyticus genome:
GCAAGACCTGCATGCCCTCACCGTAGTCAGGTGCGTACGCTCCCCCGCATGGCCGTTCACCTGACCCGCATCTACACCCGGACGGGCGACGACGGGACGACGGCGCTCGGCGACATGTCCCGCGTGCCCAAGACCGACCCCCGGGTCGAGGCCTATGCGGCGTGCGACGAGACCAACGCCGCGGTGGGCACCGCGCTGGCCTTCGGCGCCCTGCCCGACCGGGTCGCCGCGGTGCTCGCCACCGTCCAGAACGACCTCTTCGACGTCGGGGCCGACCTGTGCACGCCCGTCGTCCCCGACCCGAAGTGGCAGCCGCTGCGCGTCGAGCCCGCCTACACCGAGCGCCTCGAGGCGTGGTGCGACGAGTTCAACGCCGAGCTGCCCAAGCTGTCGAGCTTCATCCTCCCCGGCGGCACGCCGGGCGCCGCCCTGCTGCACCAGGCCCGCACCGTGGCCCGCCGCGCCGAGCGCGCGGCCTGGGCACTGTGGGAGGCCGACGCCGAGCACACCAACCGCGAGGCGCTGCTCTACCTCAATCGGCTCTCGGACCTGCTGTTCATCCTCAGCCGCACCGCCAACCCCGACGGCGACGTGCTGTGGCGTCCCGGCGGCGAACGCTGAGCCGTCGGCACGGATAGCCGTCCCCATGGCGTCATGACGGGTGGGTCCGCAGACTGGGCCCGCCGGCGGCCCCGCCGGCACCCGATCGTGGAGGTAGGACGTTGACGACACCCCGACGCTGCACCGGGACGGCGGCCGCCGTCCTGGCGGCCGTACTCCTCCTCGCCGGCCTGGTCGCCCCGCCGGCGGGCGCGGCCGGCAAGACCACCCGCTTCACCATCGGCACGCACAACACCCACTACGGCAAGTCGCGCTACTCCGCGTTCGCCGACGTCATCGGCTGGCAGGAGATCGACACCGCCGCCGCCCGCACCCGCATGCGCAAGGCCCTCACCGGCTACCGGCACTACATCCCGAAGGGCGCCGCCGGCGCCGACACGATCTCGTGGCGGGCGTCGAAGTTCACGCTCGTCCACGGCCGCGCGGTGCTGACCCACAAGGGCCAGAAGCACGTCACGCCCAACCGCTACGTCACCTACGTGACGCTGAAGGTCAAGGCCACCGGCACCACGATCGCCTTCGTCAACACGCACTTCATCTCCGCCGCGTTCTCCGGCCATCCCGAACGGCAGGCCCGCTGGCGCAAGCACCGCAAGATCCTGCAGGACGTCGTCGCCAAGCTCCGGGCGGCCAAGTACCCGGTCTTCGTCGTCGGCGACTTCAACCACCAGCCCGCGACCAAGCTCCCCGGGCTCTCCCGCTACGCCGTGAGCACCGGCGACGCGAGCCCGATCGACCACCTCTACGCCACGAAGGCCAACAAGATCGGCAAGGCCACGCGACTGGCCAAGAACGGCTCCGACCACCCCGCCTACCGCGCCACGGCCAGGGTCGGCTGACCACGTCCGACCTGCATCCGGGCGGCCCCGGCCGCGTGGATGCAGGTCGGTCGCCGCGGGACCCCCGTCAAGCCCGCGGCGCGGAGGACTCCAGCCAGGAGACGAACCCGGTGTAGGCGCTCTCGCCCAGGGCGAGGGAGAAGGTCTCACCCTCGGCTCGACATTCGACGATGACGGCGCTCGGCGGGAGCGAGTTCGCCTCTGCCGGCAGCCGGGTGCGGCGGGCCAGCACCTCGACCTGCCCCTGTCGCAACACCCGTGACGGCCGGGTCCCCACGCCCAGCGCGCGGTACCAGCGCAGCTCACCGCCCTGGTAGCGGCCGATGCCGTAGAGCCAGCGCTGTCCACGCTGGACGGCGAAGGGCACCGCGCCGGACAACCGCAGCATGTAGCGCTGCCGGGCGAGCACGAACGCGAACGCGCACACCACGAGAACAGCCGCGCACACGGCGATCAGATCGACGGTGTGCACGGCTGTCGGGGTCTCGGGTGGGTCAGACCTGCTCGCCGGTGGCGCGTAACCGGGACAGTGCCCGGTCCCGCGCCGCGGCCTGTTCCGCTCCCGCGTCCGGGTCGGCCGAGTCGAGGGCCTGCTTGGCCCGAGCGACGTCGATGTCCTCGGCGAGCTCGGCCTGCTCGGCCAGCACGGACACGCCGTCCTTGCGCACCGAGAGGAAGCCGCCGTGGACGGCGACGTTCAGCGTCTCGCCGCCCTCGGCCTCGATCCGTACCGGGAACCCGGGAGCCAGCGCGCCGAGCAGCGGCGCGTGACCGGGCAGGATGCCGATCTGGCCGGCCACGGTGCGGCCGAAGACCGCCGTCGCCTCACCCGACCAGATCGGCGCCTCGATGGAGACGAGCTCCACGTGCATCGTCGCCACTAGATCTCCTGGCTCTTCGCGCGAGCGCTCATCGCTGGATCAGGCCTTCTTGAGCTCGTCGGCCTTGCGCTCGAGGTCCTCGAGGCCACCGCACATGAAGAACGCCTGCTCCGGGTAGTCGTCGAAGTCGCCGGCGGCGAGCCGCTTGAACGCGTCCACCGTCTCCTCGACCGGGACGAACGAGCCGGGGATGCCGGTGAACTGCTCGGCCACGAAGGTGTTCTGCGACAGGAAGCGCTCGATGCGACGCGCCCGCTGCACGGTCACCTTGTCCTCCTCGGAGAGCTCGTCGATGCCGAGGATGGCGATGATGTCCTGGAGCTCCTTGTAGCGCTGCAGGATCTGCTTGGTCTGCTGCGCGACGTCGTAGTGCTCCTGGCCGATGTACTGCGCGTCCAGGATGCGCGACGTCGAGTCGAGCGGGTCCACCGCCGGGTAGATGCCCTTCTCCGACACCGGCCGCGACAGGGTCGTGGTGGCGTCGAGGTGGGCGAACGTGGTGTGCGGCGCCGGGTCGGTGATGTCGTCGGCGGGCACGTAGATCGCCTGCATCGAGGTGATCGAGTGACCACGCGTCGAGGTGATCCGCTCCTGCAGCTGGCCCATCTCGTCGGCCAGGGTGGGCTGGTAGCCCACGGCGGAGGGCATGCGGCCGAGCAGCGTCGACACCTCGGAACCGGCCTGCGTGAACCGGAAGATGTTGTCGATGAACAGCAGCACGTCCTGCTTCTGCACGTCGCGGAAGTACTCGGCCATGGTCAGCGCCGACAGGGCGACCCGCAGCCGGGTGCCCGGCGGCTCGTCCATCTGGCCGAAGACCAGGGCGGTCTTCTCGATGACGCCGGACTCGGTCATCTCGGCGATGAGGTCGTTGCCCTCGCGGGTCCGCTCGCCGACGCCGGCGAACACCGACACACCACCGAAGTTCTCGGCGACGCGGTAGATCATCTCCTGGATGAGCACGGTCTTGCCGACGCCGGCACCGCCGAACAGGCCGATCTTGCCGCCGACCACGTAGGGCGTCAGCAGGTCGATGACCTTGATCCCCGTCCAGAACGGCTCGGTCTTGGACTCGAGCTGGTCGAAGGGCGGCGGGTCGCGGTGGATCGGCCAGCGCTCCTGGATGTCCAGGTCGGACGCCTTCACGTCCAGCGGCTCGCCGAGGGCGTTGAACACGTGGCCCTTGGTGACGTCACCGACGGGCACGCTGA
Coding sequences within it:
- a CDS encoding cob(I)yrinic acid a,c-diamide adenosyltransferase, with the protein product MAVHLTRIYTRTGDDGTTALGDMSRVPKTDPRVEAYAACDETNAAVGTALAFGALPDRVAAVLATVQNDLFDVGADLCTPVVPDPKWQPLRVEPAYTERLEAWCDEFNAELPKLSSFILPGGTPGAALLHQARTVARRAERAAWALWEADAEHTNREALLYLNRLSDLLFILSRTANPDGDVLWRPGGER
- a CDS encoding endonuclease/exonuclease/phosphatase family protein; its protein translation is MTTPRRCTGTAAAVLAAVLLLAGLVAPPAGAAGKTTRFTIGTHNTHYGKSRYSAFADVIGWQEIDTAAARTRMRKALTGYRHYIPKGAAGADTISWRASKFTLVHGRAVLTHKGQKHVTPNRYVTYVTLKVKATGTTIAFVNTHFISAAFSGHPERQARWRKHRKILQDVVAKLRAAKYPVFVVGDFNHQPATKLPGLSRYAVSTGDASPIDHLYATKANKIGKATRLAKNGSDHPAYRATARVG
- a CDS encoding DUF2550 domain-containing protein, translating into MHTVDLIAVCAAVLVVCAFAFVLARQRYMLRLSGAVPFAVQRGQRWLYGIGRYQGGELRWYRALGVGTRPSRVLRQGQVEVLARRTRLPAEANSLPPSAVIVECRAEGETFSLALGESAYTGFVSWLESSAPRA
- a CDS encoding F0F1 ATP synthase subunit epsilon encodes the protein MATMHVELVSIEAPIWSGEATAVFGRTVAGQIGILPGHAPLLGALAPGFPVRIEAEGGETLNVAVHGGFLSVRKDGVSVLAEQAELAEDIDVARAKQALDSADPDAGAEQAAARDRALSRLRATGEQV
- the atpD gene encoding F0F1 ATP synthase subunit beta; the protein is MTAVEEQQDTTSGAATGGRVVRVIGPVVDVEFGRNTIPDLNQALTTEIELGELSKTLTLEVAQHIGDDMVRTIALQPTDGLVRGAEVRDTGAPISVPVGDVTKGHVFNALGEPLDVKASDLDIQERWPIHRDPPPFDQLESKTEPFWTGIKVIDLLTPYVVGGKIGLFGGAGVGKTVLIQEMIYRVAENFGGVSVFAGVGERTREGNDLIAEMTESGVIEKTALVFGQMDEPPGTRLRVALSALTMAEYFRDVQKQDVLLFIDNIFRFTQAGSEVSTLLGRMPSAVGYQPTLADEMGQLQERITSTRGHSITSMQAIYVPADDITDPAPHTTFAHLDATTTLSRPVSEKGIYPAVDPLDSTSRILDAQYIGQEHYDVAQQTKQILQRYKELQDIIAILGIDELSEEDKVTVQRARRIERFLSQNTFVAEQFTGIPGSFVPVEETVDAFKRLAAGDFDDYPEQAFFMCGGLEDLERKADELKKA